In the genome of Planctomycetaceae bacterium, one region contains:
- a CDS encoding trypsin-like peptidase domain-containing protein, producing MSQPFSSEHNHPQNPGAAANGWLVVVLVILIAVLAFRTVSSTVNNRPDYTPRVVVSRGELGADEKATIEVFQNATPSVVFVRSKGFRPVRFGVIAEQELASGTGFVWDEEGHIITNLHVVRDAVLRKDGTRTQLEVQLADSTVWDAQFIGAVYKRDIAVLKIAAKPSQLTPITVGKSSDLKVGQKVLAIGNPFGFDRTLSTGVIGGLDRSVATGDQDNEFLNGLIQTDAAINPGNSGGPLLDSAGLLIGVNTAIVSTSGASAGLGFAVPVDDVLAAVDEVMQVASQAPSAELGVGILDPDEARSFGIPEEILQKGPIIRNVYARTAAAEAGLVGMRLSRSEIVLGDLVLAIDGKPIRTGTELQKAIRSRSAGDVIILDILRGTQTGQVSVTLKPPMILL from the coding sequence ATGTCGCAGCCGTTTTCCAGCGAACATAATCATCCACAGAATCCTGGTGCAGCAGCGAACGGCTGGCTGGTGGTTGTCCTGGTGATCCTGATTGCTGTCCTTGCGTTCCGCACGGTCAGCAGCACGGTCAACAATCGGCCCGACTACACGCCGCGCGTCGTTGTATCGCGTGGCGAGTTAGGTGCGGACGAAAAGGCGACGATCGAAGTCTTTCAAAACGCGACTCCAAGCGTTGTATTCGTTCGAAGCAAGGGGTTTCGACCAGTTCGGTTTGGAGTGATTGCGGAACAGGAATTGGCGTCAGGCACAGGTTTTGTATGGGACGAGGAAGGCCATATCATTACCAACCTTCACGTGGTTCGTGATGCTGTGCTTCGGAAAGACGGAACAAGGACGCAGTTGGAGGTTCAGCTTGCAGATTCCACCGTCTGGGACGCTCAGTTCATCGGGGCTGTTTACAAACGCGATATTGCCGTACTGAAGATAGCCGCAAAGCCGTCACAACTGACCCCGATTACCGTTGGCAAATCCAGTGACCTGAAGGTGGGCCAAAAGGTACTTGCCATCGGAAATCCATTTGGATTTGACCGCACTCTATCAACAGGTGTGATTGGGGGACTTGATCGGAGTGTCGCCACTGGCGACCAGGACAATGAGTTTCTGAATGGGTTGATTCAGACCGATGCGGCAATTAATCCTGGAAATTCGGGAGGGCCACTTCTGGACAGTGCCGGTTTACTGATCGGCGTCAATACTGCCATCGTATCGACATCTGGTGCCTCCGCAGGACTAGGATTTGCCGTGCCCGTAGACGATGTTCTTGCTGCCGTAGATGAGGTGATGCAGGTTGCCAGCCAGGCACCGTCGGCCGAACTTGGAGTGGGAATTCTTGACCCGGATGAAGCCCGAAGTTTTGGCATCCCGGAGGAAATTCTCCAGAAGGGACCGATCATTCGCAACGTCTATGCAAGGACTGCTGCGGCAGAAGCGGGATTGGTAGGAATGCGTCTCAGCCGGTCGGAAATCGTTCTTGGAGACCTGGTTCTTGCAATAGACGGCAAGCCTATTCGAACCGGCACGGAGTTACAAAAGGCAATTCGCAGCCGATCTGCCGGGGATGTCATTATTCTGGACATACTTCGAGGTACACAGACAGGTCAGGTTTCTGTTACCCTGAAGCCGCCGATGATCCTGCTCTGA
- a CDS encoding phytanoyl-CoA dioxygenase family protein, translated as MVKVDEIPNPTVQQLAELPRQMTFVPSVNDSPQVLTIQQVQQYNELGYVMPFQALEERESSELRAFFDGILAAFIELGRTSYSINTAHLRFARIYELVRHPRIVDAVADLLGPNIVCWGSHFFCKMPNDGKSVPWHQDSTYWPLSPTKTVTVWLAIDDADPENANMKFIPKSHLHGLIDYDITNDANTVLDLAVKNPQSYGDGEVDDELKSGWFSMHSDLLLHGSEANQSTRRRCGLTIRYAAADVTTWYDWNRKGILVRGVDPNNHWLNPPSPTH; from the coding sequence ATGGTGAAGGTCGACGAAATCCCGAACCCTACCGTTCAACAGCTCGCAGAACTGCCACGTCAGATGACGTTTGTGCCGTCGGTGAATGATTCTCCCCAGGTTCTGACGATTCAGCAGGTGCAACAATACAACGAACTTGGGTATGTCATGCCGTTTCAGGCCCTCGAGGAACGAGAGTCTTCTGAACTGCGAGCCTTCTTCGATGGTATACTGGCCGCATTCATTGAACTTGGTCGCACCAGCTATTCCATCAATACTGCTCACCTCCGATTCGCCAGAATCTACGAACTGGTCAGACACCCGCGAATCGTTGACGCGGTTGCCGATCTGCTCGGCCCGAATATAGTCTGCTGGGGATCGCATTTTTTTTGCAAGATGCCGAACGATGGCAAGAGCGTTCCCTGGCATCAGGACAGTACATACTGGCCGCTGAGCCCCACAAAAACTGTCACGGTTTGGCTGGCAATCGACGATGCGGATCCTGAAAACGCCAACATGAAATTCATCCCCAAATCACACCTTCACGGGCTGATCGACTACGACATCACCAACGACGCCAATACGGTGCTTGACCTGGCTGTCAAGAACCCCCAATCGTACGGCGATGGCGAAGTCGACGATGAGCTGAAATCCGGCTGGTTCTCTATGCATTCCGATCTATTGCTGCACGGCTCCGAAGCCAATCAGTCCACCCGACGGCGATGCGGTCTCACAATTCGTTATGCGGCAGCGGATGTCACAACATGGTACGACTGGAACAGGAAGGGCATCCTGGTCAGAGGTGTGGACCCAAACAATCATTGGCTGAACCCTCCCTCGCCAACTCATTGA
- a CDS encoding IS3 family transposase, with protein MEAIVQEGHGNVSEVCRHLGVNRTSFYAWQAAEPTIFEEQDAQLAPLIRVIFKRHRRRYGARRIAEDLKEMGHHCDRRKVSNVMKTLRLKAIQPKSFVPKTTKSRHRLGYSPNLLLDADAPTTINQIWVGDITYIPLTDGTFCYMAMLMDLFSRRIVGWHLDDNMTEQLVLKALRSAIRDRQPDVGLLHHTDRGGQYAGNDYRSLLRRADVKQSMSRPDNCYDNSFMESCFGTIKNELEMTEYQSRAEARKEVSKYIRYYVYERRHSSLEYRSPAQFEQLIKLSK; from the coding sequence GTGGAAGCCATCGTTCAGGAAGGTCATGGAAACGTCTCCGAAGTCTGTCGCCATCTTGGTGTGAACCGAACTTCGTTCTATGCATGGCAGGCTGCTGAGCCCACAATCTTCGAAGAACAGGATGCTCAACTGGCTCCGCTGATAAGAGTCATCTTCAAGCGTCATCGCCGCCGCTACGGGGCTCGTCGCATTGCCGAAGACCTCAAGGAGATGGGACATCACTGTGATCGTAGAAAGGTCTCGAATGTCATGAAAACACTGAGATTAAAGGCAATTCAGCCGAAGTCGTTCGTTCCCAAAACGACAAAAAGTCGCCATCGGCTGGGATATTCGCCGAACCTGTTGCTCGATGCCGACGCACCAACAACGATCAATCAAATTTGGGTTGGAGACATCACTTACATCCCGCTGACGGACGGTACGTTTTGTTACATGGCGATGCTGATGGATCTGTTTTCCAGGCGGATCGTTGGTTGGCATCTGGATGACAACATGACGGAACAGCTTGTTCTCAAGGCACTGCGTTCGGCCATCAGAGACCGCCAGCCTGACGTTGGATTGCTTCATCACACGGATCGAGGCGGCCAGTACGCCGGCAACGACTACCGATCGCTTCTTCGCCGAGCAGACGTAAAGCAAAGTATGAGTCGTCCTGACAACTGTTATGACAACTCATTCATGGAAAGCTGCTTCGGAACGATCAAGAACGAACTCGAGATGACCGAATACCAAAGCAGGGCTGAGGCAAGGAAAGAAGTCTCAAAATACATCCGCTACTACGTCTACGAACGCAGACACTCCAGCCTCGAGTACAGGTCGCCAGCTCAGTTCGAACAGCTCATCAAACTCTCAAAATAA
- a CDS encoding S49 family peptidase, producing MPRYNATELASRIGVKVEPLVTGPLKDTLNPFRDMTAQEQQVWAAIMDDSFQRFVDVIADNREQLGQEQVRSLATGQIYTASQALQNHMIDQLGYVEDAAAALAAKIQLAKWEAFEYRSTPGLVDAIVGSKASGSSLADQILDASVPKAMYYCSWNTWVPAK from the coding sequence GTGCCGAGATACAATGCAACGGAACTGGCATCCAGAATCGGGGTGAAAGTTGAGCCACTGGTAACGGGTCCGCTGAAAGATACGCTCAATCCGTTTCGAGACATGACGGCTCAGGAGCAACAAGTGTGGGCAGCCATCATGGACGATTCATTCCAGCGATTCGTGGATGTAATCGCGGACAACCGTGAACAGCTTGGCCAGGAACAGGTACGAAGTCTGGCAACCGGACAAATCTATACGGCCAGTCAAGCCCTGCAGAATCACATGATTGATCAACTGGGCTACGTCGAAGATGCTGCGGCTGCTCTCGCCGCGAAAATTCAGCTGGCCAAGTGGGAAGCTTTTGAATACCGGTCGACGCCAGGTCTTGTTGATGCGATCGTCGGATCAAAAGCCTCTGGCAGCTCTCTCGCCGATCAGATCCTTGACGCTTCAGTTCCGAAAGCCATGTATTACTGCTCCTGGAACACCTGGGTTCCAGCGAAGTAA
- a CDS encoding cupin domain-containing protein, whose translation MNNLFDEIPDSLPTELISVLTRNRFVRIERIVSLGHTSPETSWYDQEQHEWVLLIQGAATLLFEDGHSVDLRAGDYLLIPAHQKHRVAWTTPEAKTIWLAVFFDSDQEFQSKGRQSWMQQN comes from the coding sequence ATGAATAATCTGTTCGACGAGATCCCGGATTCCCTTCCCACAGAATTAATCTCCGTACTCACCCGGAACAGGTTTGTACGAATTGAACGCATTGTATCTCTGGGGCACACAAGCCCTGAAACCTCATGGTACGACCAGGAGCAGCATGAATGGGTGCTGCTGATACAAGGGGCAGCAACGTTACTGTTCGAGGATGGTCACTCTGTTGACTTACGAGCGGGAGATTATCTGTTGATTCCCGCCCATCAAAAGCATCGCGTTGCATGGACGACACCCGAAGCAAAAACAATCTGGCTGGCCGTATTCTTCGACTCCGATCAGGAGTTCCAAAGCAAAGGCCGCCAAAGTTGGATGCAACAGAACTGA
- a CDS encoding sigma-70 family RNA polymerase sigma factor, giving the protein MDSAPDDSLISEAVAGNDRAYEQLVFRYQDRLIHSLEHTTGSREDALEIAQQAFIQAWRKLDTFRQESQFYSWLYRIARNVAVSRSRKNRLNSNSLEAYSDATGFEATSNAAPSDRIERSEQINSVRSALSQIPEDFRQPLVLKEIDGLSYEEISQLLDIPMGTVRSRIYRARQELTERLKRLLEDD; this is encoded by the coding sequence GTGGATTCTGCTCCAGACGATTCTTTGATCAGCGAAGCCGTCGCCGGAAATGATCGGGCGTACGAACAGCTGGTGTTTCGATATCAGGATCGGCTCATTCATAGTCTTGAACACACCACAGGCTCTCGCGAGGATGCGCTGGAGATCGCGCAACAGGCATTCATTCAGGCGTGGCGCAAGCTCGACACATTTCGTCAGGAGTCACAGTTCTATTCGTGGCTGTATCGGATTGCACGCAACGTTGCGGTCAGTCGTTCCCGAAAAAATCGACTGAACAGCAATTCCCTCGAAGCGTATTCGGATGCGACGGGTTTCGAAGCCACTTCAAATGCCGCACCGTCTGATCGAATCGAGCGGTCAGAGCAGATCAATTCGGTTCGAAGTGCACTTAGCCAGATCCCCGAAGACTTTCGGCAGCCGCTTGTGCTGAAAGAAATAGACGGATTATCGTACGAGGAAATCAGTCAGCTTCTGGATATTCCAATGGGTACCGTCAGAAGCCGAATTTACCGCGCAAGGCAGGAGTTGACAGAACGACTTAAACGGCTGCTGGAAGACGATTGA
- a CDS encoding ATP-dependent Clp protease proteolytic subunit — translation MTSSKNDAADISSAPSREIHVEKEGTVVLRIESPHQSRRGNRVVMLLLLLSILLNVWYIGIYPSLYQPPRIPEVHLLGTKGAADRIAVINFTGTISPPFTERWLRQIEKAAEDSSVKGVILAIDSPGGFVADSHQIYRQLQTLAEKKPVYAAMKRIAASGGYYIAMVSGQKAGSSLNRRPGQVRSGSLCRDTMQRNWHPESG, via the coding sequence ATGACATCATCGAAAAATGACGCAGCTGATATATCTTCGGCTCCGAGTCGTGAGATTCACGTCGAAAAGGAAGGAACGGTTGTCTTGCGGATTGAATCGCCGCATCAGTCACGACGGGGCAACCGCGTTGTGATGCTGCTTCTGCTGCTCTCAATCCTGCTGAACGTCTGGTACATCGGGATTTATCCGAGTCTCTATCAACCGCCCAGAATCCCTGAGGTGCATCTGCTTGGCACCAAAGGCGCTGCAGACCGGATTGCTGTTATCAATTTCACAGGAACAATTAGCCCTCCGTTTACAGAACGATGGCTTCGCCAGATTGAAAAGGCGGCCGAAGATTCGAGTGTCAAAGGTGTTATTCTGGCGATCGACAGCCCGGGAGGTTTTGTCGCAGACAGCCACCAGATCTACCGACAACTTCAAACGCTGGCGGAGAAGAAACCTGTATATGCAGCGATGAAACGTATTGCCGCGTCCGGCGGTTACTACATTGCGATGGTATCGGGACAAAAGGCAGGATCTTCGCTGAACCGACGACCTGGACAGGTTCGATCGGGGTCATTGTGCCGAGATACAATGCAACGGAACTGGCATCCAGAATCGGGGTGA